ACACGACGATCAAGAGACAAAAAGAGACTCGTATCCTTGGGGTTTGGATAGATTGGTGCCCCAGGGAAAAAATCCTCACTTTCTGTGACTGCAAGAACATTAGATAAAGAAATTAGTCGAAACGTCCTCCTACCGAGTTCACTACTCGAGTGAGCGTACCCCAATGAATCACACACCAAATCATCATTTTTCTACTTAATAAAACCACAAAGTTTGTCTGATATTAGAAACCAAAGCAACATATCAATATCTAACACTACTGATATCATTCCTACCAAGAAATCTACAATAAGAACCTTATCAAAATCACAGCTAACGTTCTCAGATTGAGCTTCCTTGGAAATCCCAACAAGATTTGTAACAAATAGCTCACAACCACAAGTCCTTACCATAAACCTTAAAGTTCACGAAATTAAACTCTTCAAGTCTTGACACAATTGATCTAAAACGGTATAAACTCTAGGATCTACAAGTTACAACATAGAAACATACCCAAATCCAAAAAGGAGTTAAACTATATCACCACACCCTCCAAAACAAAGATCCAAAgtacaaaaaatcaaaaggaacCAAATAAACAATCTGATAAAGCACAAAAAACCCACATAAAAATTACACTTGAAAATCCTATCATTCAAGATCACAGAACAAAAGGGGGGGAGAACCAGAGTTAAAGAAATCTTACGAGTAAAACCAAAGATCTTAGCCATGGGTAGCGATTGATGAGACCCAAAAACTCGAGTGTGGGCAGCAGGCCACCAAAAAACCCTCCAAAGAGAGCAAAAAGGAGAGACCCAACAAAGGTGAAGACGGGGATCACCAAGTTTAGAGGTGAAAAGAGCTTAAGCATGAGTTAGATGGAAGCCAAAATGACATGAAAACCCTATCAGATagggaaaaaaggaaacagagaagaagaagaagaagaagaagcagaagaagaagaattagagggtaaggggaaaaaaatgaaaggtaGCGAATGAATCAAATAGTCTTATTGACAGTTGAGAAGTGAAGGATTTGATGCACGCTACCATTAACCCACATGCAATGTATTTGCCCTAAAATGGTGGACCTTCCTTGCCTATATTCTTCCACCTaatcaaatcttttcttttcttttttattgaaaagatTGGATTTTTATTACCCTGTTTGGATGCTCCTCTATCCCCTATCCTTATTCTTCACAGGTTCACGACATGTTTGGACACTGGGTTATCCTACTTTTACAAGTTTCCcccaaaaaaatatctaaattttaattttaattttaattgttcATATTCCATAGTGGCATGTGAATGGAGAGTCTcgtcttttatttattttaaagcaaaatttaagagaaattatgaaattcGACCACTTGGTGAATTTGCAATTAAAAAAGGGGACCAACTTGATGAATGCTTTGAGCAATGGGGAAATTCCCATCtttatttcaaattgttttcaattcAAACCAATCAATGAGGACCAACTTGTTCGATTGAAAACTACACCTTCCTTTATACAATTATGATTCCGTGCATTATGGGGTACACTGAAACCGCTCAAGctcattgctagcagatattgtctactatggtctattacgtatcgtcatcaccCTCACagtttaaaatgcgtctaccaggaagaggttttccacacctttactatgaatgttttgttctcctcttcaaccaatgtagAATCTCATATACGCCCATCTTTTTGCAGCCCACTGGTcatccaattttaatttggtacATGGTAAATGTTGGTAACGTACAGGTATAATTTAGAAGTAGAAAgcaaggaagaaggaaaaccAATCCCCTGTGAAACATTGACTGACCCACCGATCCACCAATGGATTCTTTCCCTAACTTTATTGGTCTAAATTTAAAGCCCTTCCCTACTCGAGAATTctctatcattcaagaacaaaatgtCAAAAAACTTACTATACATACGtgtaaaaattagaatatagAAGATTAAGATTATAGAGTTAATAATTGACGGTAAAAATTATAGACGTTTGAAACATTTACTGAACCCATCAGTGATTCTCTTGACAGAGAcgtttttattcatatattgacagtaagaatttttaaaaaattaatctttttaacaTAATACTTTAGTCGTAGGGGCATAAATGGAATTTCGTTATGATTATGCTACTTTGGGATATGATCTCCACGATTTCAtgaatcatttttaatttaataaagataGACCATTTGatgtcattttattatattaatgggAAGAATAAAGGCTCcaataactaaataatatatatattttttttaattagtgcATTTAAATCACAGCAAAGGGAGGACTTGGGGATTGTGCATGTATGTTCATCgctaatcaattaattaataattaattaaattgcaAATTGCTGCCAGGTAACATCATTGAGGGCCAactttatatgaaatttaattaagcaaattaaactatataataagAATGCTTTATTTGGTGGTAAATCGGaccttaattaaaataatggtCGACAAAAAAATCACCCTTGGACAATTAAATTGGATTGttacatattttatattttatataaataattgcaTAAGAAATGACTCGCTCGTGCTACACGGGAAATTTCCTAATACCTTCTGCACNtttttttttttttttttttttttttttttcatattttttgaaataagagCATCTTTGATATCATATCAATCTCGTAAGTTGTTTATCAAGTGTCGCTTGCTTTGTCACTAACCTATCAGCACGAACAACCTCGTAGATATCCTTTGTGCGCACAATTCTAACTTCTCAGTACCAACAACTTTGCAAATATCCTTTATGTACAGAATCCTATATGTGCATACAcctcatcggttggagaggggaaacgaaacatttcttataagggtatgaaaacttctccctaacatacgcgttttaaaatcatgaggctgaacAACGAaacgtaatgagccaaagcggacaatatctactaacattgatccaacgtccttgctggcacaccgtctcgtgtccatcccccttcgaggctcagcctcttCACTGACACATTGCCTCATGTCTATCCCCTTCgggactcagcctcctcactggcacatcgcctagtgtttggctctgataccatttgttgaacctaagcccaccgctagcaaatattgtcctctttgggtttcccctcaagatttttaaaacgtgtatgctagagaaaggtttccacacccttataaagaatgcttcgttcccctctccaaccaatgtgagatctcacaatcctcccccCTTCGAGATCcaacgttcttgctggcactcgttcctttctccaatcaatgtgggatctcccaaTCCACgtccttcagggcccaacgtccttgctggcaccgccttgtgtccacctccctttgagGCTCGGCcttctcgctgacacatcgcctcgtgtccacccccttcgaggctcagcctcctcgttaaCACATTGCCTCGTGTTCACCCCCATTCGGtgctcaacctcctcactggcacatcgctcagtgtttggctctgataccatttgtaacagtccaagcccaccgccagtagatattgtcctctttgggcccATCCATGGCACTGGTTCTACCAGTGCCAATGCCAGGCAGCATCCATGACGGCTTCTTCTCTGTTATAAGCCATTAAAGCACAAAGTGATCAAATCCAACCTCTTTAAAGACATCTATAGCTATGCTTCTTTTGCTACAACTAGGAGCCTTACTTGGAAAAGAAGCTTGAGATTATCCACCATCTGAAGTATAAGAGCGCGCAGGTATTCGCGTCGAGCTTGCTTGATGAAGaagcaaaaaataaatatgaaagatTCCAAATGAATGTAAAATAATCTTGAACAATACATGACAAGTTAATGCATCTATTTGTTTACCCTGCAAGCTAAGGGAAGAACCAAAAAGTGGCCATAAATCCTCCTTTTAACGTGATCTACAAGACCCAGAAGCCAGGAAATGAAGCAATTTATCATCAATTAAGTAATCTAAGGACTAAATCTTTACAGACACATCATATTTACATCATTTGACCTCTAAAACAAGCCTAGGCACGACGAGACGAGACGATAACAATTGGGCTCAGCCGAAATGCCATCAAGTGGTCAGGTTTGGAGGTAGATAATCAGACAATTGCCCAAGAACACGAGCCTTCGTGTCAgggaaaagttcaaattttttaagcGCCGAGATCGTCCCATTGGGGCCTACTTCGATGGGGTAGGAAAGAAGATGACCAGGAAGATCGCCATCAAAGGTATCGTCCGAGTAAAATTGCCAGTTTTCTAAGGCGAGCTTGTTTACGAATTGGACGCAGTCTTCACTCTCCGGGTTATGGAAGACTTTGTCAAACAGACCAAGATGTTCGTACCAGAGAGCCACTCGGAAGCCATAGATTTGACCTCTTGCAGGCTCACTAGATGCCAAGTGATGCGGCTGAAAAGCCCCCATGGCTATCTCAGAGTCTCTTCCTCCATCCATTGACCTCTGGTTGATGTTTGCAGACCCAATAATTATGTATTCATCGTCAACTGAAATAGAAATTTCATGTCTTTTAAACAAGAACTCAGAGAACAATCACATAACATGGTTTAATGAGTTTTGAAGTCTTACCTATCATCATTTTAGAATGAACATAGATCATAAAACGTCGAAACTCTTGAGCACGAGCGTAATCCGAGTTCGGTTCTGGTTTCTCCGGTGGAATATATTCTCCagttctcttcttctctcgaTTGCCAAGGCAGAAGAACGTCAGGTAATCTGTAGGATTCGCGTCGAGACCCTTCTTCCGAAGAGCTTGAGTTATATCAGTGTACATCATGTCTAAGGTTCTCCTCTGCCAATCTAATATTGCTTGAACTGAAGCACTCTCAGGAATACCTTCCGGCCACATTGGAATCACAATATATGCTGTAAACCTCTCTCCAGCTTCAATCTTGCTTACAATCTTCAATGAAATCTCCTTTGGAATAAGATGCAAAGCATTGATGCTTTCTACCCTCACACCATTTGATTTCCACCCATAAGAGCTTCCAATGAAATACTGATtctcaatatatatgaaatttttagCTCGGCGAATGGCGTTAATATAAGCATCTTGAATACTTCTATCTAAAACACTATCCTTCCCACTTACAAGGCCTAGTTTAGAAGCATCTTCAGGTATCTCTGGAAAGCCCTCAACAGCACCACCGTCGATAGATCGAAATATTTGAACATTCCATGTGTCGGGGTCGTCTGATGGTAATACCATTACGGGACGAGTAATGATTTCTTCAAACTTTTGCATTGGAATCAACGAGTTATTTCCAACTTGCTTTCGCCATCTTTGCTCAAAATTGTACAAAACATCCCAAGCAACTGGTCCTTCCAGGCGGCAATGGATGTCATGCCATGGTTCCCGAGGACCGCCTTTCCTTATCGAAGAGCCTGAAAAGTTAGGCTGGTGAAAATCTTTATAGTGGATTGAATCTAGAGTTGAAAACAAAGGGTGTTTTGGTGTATCATATCTCCCATCACATAGATCAATACCACCAACAAAGCTCACGATCCTTCTTTTCCCTGTTCCTCCACCAGCTATTTCACTATCAAGCACCAATGTTTTTTGGTGGTGAGTAAACGTGGTTGCTGTCTCAAACCCCTGAATTATGGTTCTACCAACATCAGGATACCGTGGGCACAGAACGCATCGAACCTTCGAGCCCCTGAAATACTCTGCAGTTTCTTGATCGTGAGTTGCCATCAAACCATCTCGTTTGAACTCTTCAATGGAAGTTCTGTCATCCCAAACAAGAAGCAAAACAGTCACACCTTCCTCTGCTTTCTTCTTCAGCAGTTCCCCAAGAGTAATATCGTCTCCTGTTTGTCTTCTTTCTCTGTCTCTTATCAATGTTATTTCAGTATAAACAGACCAACCAGTTAGATAAATCAAGTGTTTCGCATTGCTAATTGCATCGAAAATGTCCTCCCAACACCTATGAACTTCATGAAAGTTCCCTCTTGACAACCCGACTCGAGGGAGGAAGTTGTTTAAAACATGAGCATCTTGGTAAAGAGAAACTTTGCAACCCCATCTTTGCTTGAAGAATGTGAATGGTACACCACCGAACTTCGGATCTCGGATTCCTTGGGACCAGCTCCTGTCTTCAACAACACTCGAAAATTGTAACTTTACATGGATTTTAGGACGACCATATAATGGCTTCCGGTCTTCATCTAATATTTCAACCCATCTCTCATATACATATCCCTTAATGATATCCTCAACAGGCACATAAGCTCTTCCAATTAATGTTGCACCAACTACACCTCCATCTTTTATTGTGAATATAACATGTGACAGTGTATGAGCACAGTATACACGAAAATGATCATTCCATTGAGGACTGTATGGCTGATCCACGATTCTCGTTCGGCCAACTCGGGCCTTATCAAGATCGAGTGTTGCGTACATTTGAGAGCCAACAATCTCCATATTGGATGAacatagaaaataaatgacaaacAAGAAATTAGACCCCCCTGTCACAAGATACTGCTACATCCACCAGAAAATTTACATACCTCAGGACGGCAAAGAAGGCATCTCTTCACTCCAGCAAGAAACTTTTTGGCTGACTTTTTTTTAcatgagaagaagatgaacaatACGGTAAATAAAACTACAATTTACTAGAGAACCGATGAAAAAGTATCAaaacctttctttttccaGTAATCTCACAATGAAATAGACTTACCCTTTTATCCTGCAATGACAAATTCACCTCAGTTAGTAACTGCAAATAATAGGACATTCTATGGAATAGAATCAACTTGACCTCATTGATGGATTAGATTTTAGAACCATACCTTCCCGCAGAAAACAGGACATCCAGTTCGAA
The nucleotide sequence above comes from Cucurbita pepo subsp. pepo cultivar mu-cu-16 chromosome LG11, ASM280686v2, whole genome shotgun sequence. Encoded proteins:
- the LOC111805228 gene encoding phospholipase D alpha 1-like — encoded protein: MPRLLHGTLQADIYGIDKLRTGCPVFCGKDKRSAKKFLAGVKRCLLCRPEIVGSQMYATLDLDKARVGRTRIVDQPYSPQWNDHFRVYCAHTLSHVIFTIKDGGVVGATLIGRAYVPVEDIIKGYVYERWVEILDEDRKPLYGRPKIHVKLQFSSVVEDRSWSQGIRDPKFGGVPFTFFKQRWGCKVSLYQDAHVLNNFLPRVGLSRGNFHEVHRCWEDIFDAISNAKHLIYLTGWSVYTEITLIRDRERRQTGDDITLGELLKKKAEEGVTVLLLVWDDRTSIEEFKRDGLMATHDQETAEYFRGSKVRCVLCPRYPDVGRTIIQGFETATTFTHHQKTLVLDSEIAGGGTGKRRIVSFVGGIDLCDGRYDTPKHPLFSTLDSIHYKDFHQPNFSGSSIRKGGPREPWHDIHCRLEGPVAWDVLYNFEQRWRKQVGNNSLIPMQKFEEIITRPVMVLPSDDPDTWNVQIFRSIDGGAVEGFPEIPEDASKLGLVSGKDSVLDRSIQDAYINAIRRAKNFIYIENQYFIGSSYGWKSNGVRVESINALHLIPKEISLKIVSKIEAGERFTAYIVIPMWPEGIPESASVQAILDWQRRTLDMMYTDITQALRKKGLDANPTDYLTFFCLGNREKKRTGEYIPPEKPEPNSDYARAQEFRRFMIYVHSKMMIVDDEYIIIGSANINQRSMDGGRDSEIAMGAFQPHHLASSEPARGQIYGFRVALWYEHLGLFDKVFHNPESEDCVQFVNKLALENWQFYSDDTFDGDLPGHLLSYPIEVGPNGTISALKKFELFPDTKARVLGQLSDYLPPNLTT